Part of the Woronichinia naegeliana WA131 genome, ATCCAGAGGCAACATTGGTCGGGATAGCAGACGGGGCAGAATCAAATTGGAAGTTTTTAGAAAAGCAAACGGAAGAACAGATATTAGATTTCTATCATGCCTCTGGTTACTTAGGTGCCTTGGCAGAAGCGTTGCATCCGAATACCGTGTCAAAACAAAAAGAATGGTTGACTGAAAATTGTCGAGAACTCAAGCATGAAAAAGGAAAAGCAGGAGAACTGCTAAATCTGATGAAAGAAGTCAAAGAAGAAAAAAGTCATTCTAAGAATCTTACCGAGAAACTACAAGCGGCGATTACTTATTACGAGAATCATCAGCATCAAATGGATTATGCTGAATACATAGAGAAAAAGTATCCGATTGGTTCAGGTGTTACGGAAGCAGCTTGTAAGACGTTGGTCAAACAACGATTATGTTGTTCAGGGATGCGATGGAAGGAAAAAGGAGCAGGAATTATTTTGAGCCTACGAGCTTTGGTATTGACCAAGGAACGATGGAGTCAATTTTGGGCAAAACTTGATCAATATGGGTTCCCTGTAGAACCCTGATTACAACAGCTTTTATCAACTAAAGGTCGCACCCATATAGACTTACTTTTTTGTATGACTATGCTGACGTTAAACTTCTTAGACCAAAAGACTAAGAAAGAGCTACAAAAAGCCCTTAAAACGGAAGAGCACGCAGTTACAAGAGAGAGAATATTGATTATGTTACTGAGAAATGAAGGAAAAACGTATGATGAAATATCAGGATTATTAGGATGTTGCAAACGACAAGTGTGGTACTGGTGTAATAATGGAAATCCGAAAGAGATAGAAAGCTTAAGAGACAAAAGAAAAAAAGGAAATCACAGGAAAGTAACAGAAGAATACATAGAGAAATTGACGGAGATAATAATCAAAGAGCCTGAAGAGTTTGGATATGAATTTGGACGTTGGACAGTAGCAAGACTATCAACTCATATGGAAAAAGAAACGGGTATATTGTTAGGAAATACACAACTTAGAAATATGCTTAAAAAAAAGCGATTTGTCTACATCTGGGCAAAATATAGTCTAGAAGATAAAAAAGATGAGCAAAAAAGAGAGGAATTTAGAAAGAAAGTTGAAGAGTACAAGAAGCTTTTGAAAGAAAAGCCAGAATCAATCCAGATATGGTTTTGGGATGAAAGTGGCTTCAGCTTAAGAGTAATACGGAGAAAACATTGGACAAAAAAAGGAAAGCGTAAAAAAGTGAGGGGAGATAGAAGAAAAGGAAGAGTCAATGTAATGGGTGGTATTAGATATACTGACAAAAAACGGTGGGTTGATTTGATTCCCACTGGTAACTCTCAGAACTTCAAGAGTGTATTATTAAAATTTTACAAAGACATACAAAGAGAATGGATAGAACAAGGAAATAAAAAAGAAGACTTTGAAAAGAATGGTCCGAAGATTGTGATTATTTTAGATAATGCGAGCTTCCACAAAAAGCAAGAAATTCTAGACGAGAGCACGGAAGAAATGCCAAACATTATTTTGGAGTTTTTACCCCCCTATAGTCCCGATTATAATTTAATGGAATTGGTATGGCATTCAGCAAAAGAATATATTGCAAATAAATTATTCAAATCAATTGAAGAATTAGAATCTCTCATCCATAAACTTCTTAATGAAGGTGGATTGACAATATGTTGGGGACGTAAAATCAAAAACAAGGGCTCAAGTATTATTGCAAGTTAAACTGATGACAGCTTAACGATAGGAAAAGTGTATGAGCAACAGTTAGAAATGTATGAAAAAAAGACAAATAAAGTAGAAAACAGAATCGTGAGTGTAAGCCAACCTCACGTGCGTCCAATAGTGCGTGGAAAAGCGGGAAAAGCAGTAGAGTTTGGAGCTAAAATATCGGCAAGTAATGTGAATGGCTTTGTCTTCTTAGACAAATTAAGTTGGGATAATTACAACGAATCGGGAGATTTACAAGCGCGAATAGAAGAATATAAAAGGGAAACAGGATGTTATCCGGAATCGGTTCATGTGGATAAAATCTATCGAACAAAAGCGAATCGAGCTTATTGTAAAGAAAGGGATATAAGAATGAGTGGTCCCCGATTGGGAAGACCGCCGAAAGAGGTGAGCAAAGAAAAAAAGAAAGAGGCACGCTCAGATGAAAGAGTGCGTAATGCCATTGAGGGTAAATTCGGACA contains:
- a CDS encoding IS630 family transposase, whose translation is MLTLNFLDQKTKKELQKALKTEEHAVTRERILIMLLRNEGKTYDEISGLLGCCKRQVWYWCNNGNPKEIESLRDKRKKGNHRKVTEEYIEKLTEIIIKEPEEFGYEFGRWTVARLSTHMEKETGILLGNTQLRNMLKKKRFVYIWAKYSLEDKKDEQKREEFRKKVEEYKKLLKEKPESIQIWFWDESGFSLRVIRRKHWTKKGKRKKVRGDRRKGRVNVMGGIRYTDKKRWVDLIPTGNSQNFKSVLLKFYKDIQREWIEQGNKKEDFEKNGPKIVIILDNASFHKKQEILDESTEEMPNIILEFLPPYSPDYNLMELVWHSAKEYIANKLFKSIEELESLIHKLLNEGGLTICWGRKIKNKGSSIIAS